The following is a genomic window from Streptomyces lincolnensis.
GGCGCTGATGCCGTCCACCGAGATGATGGAGACCTTGCCGGTCAGGCCGGCGTTGCGGACCGCCTGCGCGGCGCCCAGACCCATGGTGTCGTTGGCGGCGAAGATACCGGTGATCTTCGGGTGGGCCTTGAGGATGGCCTCGGTGACCGTCTGCCCCTTGGCCTGGTCGTAGTCGGCGGGCTGGGTGGCGACGATGTCCAGCTTGCCCGCGACCTTCTCCGTGAAGCCCTTCTGGCGGTTGATGCCGTTCTGCTCACCGGCGATGCCCTGGAGGATGGCCACCTCGCCCTTGCCGCCCATGAGCTTCAGCAGGCCCTCGCCCGCCTGCTGACCCGCCGACAGGTTGTCCGAGCCGATGAACGAGGCGTACGACACCCCGGCCTGCTTCGAGGCGTTCGCGTCGATCTGGGTGTCCAGGTTGAGGATCGGGATCTTCTTCTGGGCGACCGGGACGAGCGGGGTGATCACGTTGGTGGCGTTGACCGGTACGACGCCGAAGCAGTTGTAGCCCTGGCCCGCGAGGGTGGAGATCTTGGCGTTCTCACCCGTGCTGTCGGTCTCCGACGCGCCCGCCTGGACCTCCACCTTGACGCCCTGCTTCTTGCCCTCGGCTATCGCGCCGTCGCGCAGCGCCGCCCAGTAGGGGTTGGTGAAGTTCCGGGTGACGATGGCGATCTTCGCCTCGCCCGACTTGCTGCCGCTGTCGGAGCTGTCCCCGCCCCGGCCGCAACCGGCCACCACCAGCAGCATCGTCGCGGCGGCGGCGACAGCGGTGGCGGAACGGACTCTGCGTGCGGTGCGGTTGGCGGCGGCGCCGGAGTCGGCGGTGACGTTGGTGTTCATGGGAGTGCCTTTCGTCGCGTCATTGCGTCAAAACGGGGTGGCGTGGGGTCCGCGCGGGGCGCGGGGGGTGGCCCGCACTCCGAGGCCGGGGGAGGCTGGGTCGGAGACCGGGAGTCTGGGAGTCCGTAAGTCCGGGACCGGGGGCCGAGTTTGAGGTCGGGGCCAGGTGAGCCGGGGGCGCACGGTGAGGCCGTAGTCCGTCGTACGGATCAGGTGGGTCGTACGAGTCGTACGGGATGTACGCGGCGTACCGTCGGGCATTTCGGTGCGAGCCGGGAGCCGTGACCGGTCACCCGCTCTGCCCGCTCGCCCGCCGTCGCTATAAGCGCTCGCCGATCATCGAGTCGCCCCGGCGAGGTCCGGGCAGCCGCAGGAGCCGCGGGCGATCAGGGTGGTGGGGTGGGTGATGCGCCGTACCGGGAGGGTGGGGTCGGCGATCTTGGCCAGGAGCCACTCGACGGCCGAGCGGCCCAGCTCGTCGAAGGGCTGCTGCATGGTGGTGAGCGCGGGCACCGTGTACTCGCTGCCGTCGATACCGTCGAAGGCGCAGACCGCCACGTCGTCGGGGACGCGCAGTCCCAGTTCGGCGGCGGCGCGCAGGACGCCGATGGCCTGCTCGTCACTCGCCACGAAGAGCGCGTCCGGATGCCC
Proteins encoded in this region:
- a CDS encoding substrate-binding domain-containing protein; this encodes MNTNVTADSGAAANRTARRVRSATAVAAAATMLLVVAGCGRGGDSSDSGSKSGEAKIAIVTRNFTNPYWAALRDGAIAEGKKQGVKVEVQAGASETDSTGENAKISTLAGQGYNCFGVVPVNATNVITPLVPVAQKKIPILNLDTQIDANASKQAGVSYASFIGSDNLSAGQQAGEGLLKLMGGKGEVAILQGIAGEQNGINRQKGFTEKVAGKLDIVATQPADYDQAKGQTVTEAILKAHPKITGIFAANDTMGLGAAQAVRNAGLTGKVSIISVDGISAALEAVKAGTLSGTISQYPYAEGQLAVQACIDLVAKKKVPSRIVAPIALIDSTNVDKAISSVPQPFVPFENPLSAGK